One region of Sulfurisphaera ohwakuensis genomic DNA includes:
- a CDS encoding geranylgeranylglyceryl/heptaprenylglyceryl phosphate synthase: MKLRGKVRKIIQEKLNEGKVLHFSLFDPDKVNLESIYSIALKLVESGTSGFLIGGTLGVSKEKLDSIIEILEDFEVPKIIFPSNVNLITEKADAILFMSLLNSDDIYYITGAQLIAAPIIKKLKLESLPTGYIIVGHGGTAAHVGKARVIPYDNVELIVAYSIMAELFGMDFVYLEAGSGAPEPIKPSVISITKKYLENSKIIVGGGIRSEEIAKELALAGADIIVTGNIIEQNLEKALKIVKEISNIRR, translated from the coding sequence ATGAAACTGAGAGGGAAAGTGAGGAAGATAATTCAGGAGAAACTGAATGAAGGAAAAGTTTTGCATTTTTCTTTATTCGATCCTGATAAAGTAAATCTAGAATCAATTTATTCAATAGCATTAAAGCTGGTAGAATCTGGTACAAGTGGTTTTTTAATAGGTGGAACTTTAGGAGTATCTAAAGAAAAACTTGACAGCATAATAGAGATTCTTGAAGATTTTGAGGTACCTAAGATAATTTTTCCTAGTAATGTCAATTTAATAACTGAAAAAGCCGATGCAATACTTTTTATGTCTCTCCTAAATTCAGATGATATTTATTATATAACTGGGGCTCAATTAATTGCAGCACCCATAATTAAGAAGCTTAAGTTAGAATCATTACCTACAGGGTATATAATTGTTGGGCATGGAGGAACAGCTGCTCATGTTGGTAAGGCTAGAGTAATACCTTATGATAATGTTGAATTAATAGTCGCATATTCTATAATGGCTGAACTTTTTGGAATGGATTTCGTTTATTTAGAAGCAGGCTCAGGTGCACCAGAGCCCATAAAACCTTCAGTTATCTCTATTACTAAGAAATACTTAGAAAATTCTAAAATTATAGTAGGAGGTGGAATTAGAAGTGAAGAGATAGCAAAAGAATTAGCTCTTGCTGGAGCAGATATTATAGTAACTGGGAATATTATTGAGCAGAATTTGGAAAAAGCATTAAAAATAGTAAAGGAGATTAGTAATATTAGGAGATAA
- a CDS encoding DUF367 family protein, giving the protein MKVYIIDYHRDDPKKCTGKKLIKLNFAELTRYGKGIILDPYSKRILSIFDKDIALKTGITIVDTSWNSTSKIEFEKIKGEHRRLPILFAGNPTNYGIAYKLSSIEAVIASLYILNEVEEAIKIANIIKWGHTFLELNKELLESYRNKSENEILEIEREVIEKIIGEP; this is encoded by the coding sequence ATGAAAGTATATATTATAGATTATCATAGAGATGATCCTAAGAAATGTACAGGAAAAAAATTAATTAAATTGAATTTTGCAGAATTAACAAGATATGGAAAAGGTATAATTCTCGATCCATATTCTAAAAGAATTCTATCTATTTTCGATAAAGATATTGCATTAAAAACTGGTATAACTATTGTTGACACTTCATGGAATTCTACTTCTAAAATTGAATTTGAGAAAATAAAAGGAGAACATAGAAGATTACCTATTCTTTTCGCAGGCAATCCAACAAATTATGGGATTGCATATAAGTTATCATCAATAGAAGCAGTGATAGCTTCATTGTATATATTAAATGAGGTAGAAGAAGCCATAAAAATTGCAAATATTATTAAATGGGGACATACTTTTTTAGAACTTAATAAAGAATTATTAGAATCTTATAGAAATAAATCAGAAAATGAAATATTAGAAATAGAGAGAGAAGTAATAGAAAAGATAATAGGGGAGCCCTAG
- a CDS encoding Lrp/AsnC family transcriptional regulator — protein MASAIVLINTDAGGEDEVFERLKSMSEVTEVHVVYGVYDIVVKVEADSMDKLKDFVTNTIRKLPKVRSTLTMIIVEGKSLVKK, from the coding sequence ATGGCCTCTGCAATAGTCCTCATAAATACAGATGCTGGTGGAGAAGACGAGGTATTTGAAAGATTAAAAAGTATGAGTGAAGTCACAGAAGTTCATGTAGTATATGGAGTTTACGATATAGTAGTGAAAGTTGAGGCAGATTCTATGGATAAATTAAAAGATTTTGTGACAAATACAATAAGAAAATTGCCTAAGGTGAGATCAACATTAACAATGATAATAGTAGAGGGAAAGAGTCTGGTCAAAAAATAA
- a CDS encoding tRNA(Ile)(2)-agmatinylcytidine synthase codes for MLIKELIKEKIKLLDFPYLVRLNPNIPWKTRGNASIKIIIYSERDIDEIADIVWNKSIEYTEKISKSAKYNRKPGLAISNKDIFDRWFYEKAVKDVIPLNLAIEYAKKQDVIIKGDRGIIGSIAAISYKPKAFTYELITYRPENEWNKNKREININSVIEFENKYFPYIFENIDYIKKYLLISPHGNDPILYGIRGIDVNILLKGLNEIITNDKINMAMIFKTNQATDEHINSFSNYFYQTTEIEGEVSKIEIIRGGDVIINVNGSTIIVYKETGELNNASKLLKAGDTVRVIGAVKPSIKYGKIIEAEKIEVIKLNNKIFKNPKCPKCNGSTESLGKGKGFRCKKCGFRFIGEKELKEIPRELTLGIYQSRYYRHLSRPIYLNLAEEEYLDTTTINNIINYLVNFEK; via the coding sequence TTGCTAATTAAAGAATTAATTAAGGAAAAGATAAAACTTTTAGATTTTCCTTATCTCGTTAGATTAAATCCTAATATTCCGTGGAAAACTAGAGGTAATGCCAGCATAAAAATAATTATTTATAGTGAAAGAGACATAGATGAAATAGCTGATATTGTATGGAATAAATCAATAGAATATACAGAAAAAATTAGTAAATCGGCAAAATATAATAGAAAGCCTGGCTTAGCGATATCAAATAAGGATATCTTTGATAGATGGTTTTACGAGAAAGCTGTAAAAGATGTTATCCCATTAAATTTGGCTATAGAATATGCAAAAAAACAAGACGTGATAATAAAGGGAGATCGAGGTATTATAGGAAGCATTGCTGCGATTTCATATAAACCTAAAGCGTTTACTTATGAACTTATAACTTATAGACCAGAAAATGAGTGGAATAAGAATAAAAGAGAGATTAATATTAATAGTGTTATAGAATTTGAGAATAAATATTTTCCCTATATTTTTGAAAATATTGATTATATAAAGAAATATCTGTTAATTTCTCCTCATGGTAATGATCCTATTCTATATGGAATTAGAGGAATTGACGTTAATATTTTATTAAAAGGACTAAATGAAATCATAACTAATGATAAAATAAATATGGCTATGATATTTAAGACTAATCAAGCTACTGATGAGCATATAAACTCGTTTTCCAATTATTTTTATCAGACTACAGAAATTGAAGGAGAGGTCTCTAAAATAGAGATTATCAGAGGCGGTGATGTAATTATTAACGTTAATGGTAGTACAATAATAGTATATAAAGAAACTGGGGAGTTAAATAATGCTTCTAAGTTGTTAAAGGCAGGAGATACTGTAAGAGTTATTGGAGCAGTTAAACCCTCAATTAAATATGGAAAGATAATAGAAGCCGAAAAAATAGAGGTTATTAAATTAAATAACAAAATTTTTAAAAACCCAAAATGTCCTAAATGCAACGGATCTACTGAATCTTTAGGAAAAGGCAAAGGATTTAGATGCAAAAAATGCGGTTTTAGGTTCATTGGAGAAAAAGAATTAAAAGAAATTCCTAGGGAATTAACTTTAGGAATTTATCAATCTAGATATTATAGACATTTAAGTAGACCAATTTATCTTAATTTAGCTGAAGAAGAATATTTGGATACAACTACAATAAATAATATTATAAATTATTTGGTCAACTTCGAAAAGTAA
- a CDS encoding preprotein translocase subunit Sec61beta: protein MPSSKKKKETVPLASMAGLIRYYEEENEKIKISPKLLIIISIIMVAGVIVASILIPPP from the coding sequence ATGCCATCAAGTAAAAAGAAGAAAGAAACAGTACCTTTAGCGTCTATGGCTGGATTAATTAGATATTATGAGGAGGAAAACGAAAAAATTAAGATTTCTCCGAAACTTTTGATAATTATAAGTATAATTATGGTAGCTGGAGTAATAGTAGCATCTATATTAATCCCACCCCCATAA
- a CDS encoding tyrosine-type recombinase/integrase translates to MVSFDISRLNYDQRLRVLKKAVEKHGKAYIARVCNVNLATIYRYLNGQISTIPDEVVEKILQTLTIEEISDAIYGLRTIEVDPTIALSVVVKAMKDEGFRNFFLSLLYKYLGDYLKQTSQSYVVTEEDVKLFEKIVRETRTKKTADDLIRYLARALAELNNELTPDKLKEYIYELTEENRGRARHTARALKLFIKEVVKLRDSHLARELYESFKIPKAKTNYKPISLSLDTLKQIFNNIEDLGAKAFFLLLAETGLRVGEVLNLRVDQIDLEHRIIHISKVSETKRAYISFLHESTAKWLKEVYLPYREEFIKRYESSIRKLAEANPEQNIDIEAWKTKLFPFREDMLRAEIKIAMRKVLGKEFRLYDLRSLFASYIIKQGVSPMIVNLLQGRAPPQQFQILQNHYFVVSDIELQQYYEKHAPRLLP, encoded by the coding sequence ATGGTCAGTTTCGATATTTCGAGGCTAAACTATGATCAAAGGCTCCGCGTGCTTAAGAAGGCAGTAGAAAAGCACGGTAAGGCATATATTGCGAGAGTGTGCAATGTCAACTTAGCCACTATTTATCGTTATCTGAATGGTCAGATTTCAACAATACCAGATGAGGTAGTTGAGAAGATATTGCAAACATTAACAATTGAGGAGATTAGTGATGCGATCTATGGTCTAAGGACTATTGAAGTTGATCCCACGATTGCTTTAAGTGTAGTAGTTAAGGCAATGAAGGATGAGGGCTTTCGAAACTTCTTCCTATCCTTACTTTATAAATACTTAGGAGATTATTTGAAGCAAACATCTCAGTCCTATGTCGTTACAGAAGAAGATGTTAAACTGTTTGAGAAGATTGTTAGGGAGACTAGAACTAAGAAGACTGCAGATGATCTAATTAGGTATTTAGCACGTGCTTTAGCAGAATTAAATAATGAACTGACTCCTGACAAGTTAAAGGAATATATATATGAATTAACGGAAGAAAATAGGGGTAGAGCCAGACACACTGCAAGAGCATTAAAACTCTTCATTAAAGAAGTAGTAAAGTTAAGAGATAGCCACTTAGCACGAGAGTTATATGAATCATTTAAGATACCTAAAGCTAAGACTAATTATAAGCCTATCAGCCTGAGCTTAGACACATTAAAACAAATATTTAATAATATAGAGGATTTGGGCGCTAAGGCATTCTTCCTACTTTTGGCTGAAACCGGGCTTCGTGTTGGTGAAGTGTTAAATCTAAGAGTTGACCAGATAGATTTAGAGCATAGGATTATTCACATTAGTAAGGTTAGTGAGACTAAAAGAGCTTACATTAGTTTCCTTCACGAAAGCACGGCGAAATGGCTAAAGGAGGTGTATTTGCCATACCGTGAAGAGTTCATTAAACGTTATGAGAGTAGTATACGCAAACTGGCTGAGGCAAACCCTGAGCAGAATATAGATATCGAGGCGTGGAAGACCAAACTATTCCCATTCAGAGAGGACATGTTAAGAGCTGAGATTAAAATTGCAATGAGGAAAGTTTTGGGAAAAGAGTTCAGGCTTTACGATTTACGAAGCCTCTTCGCATCTTACATAATAAAGCAAGGAGTTAGCCCTATGATAGTTAATTTATTGCAGGGTAGAGCACCACCACAGCAATTTCAAATACTACAGAACCACTACTTCGTGGTTTCCGATATTGAGCTTCAACAATATTACGAAAAGCACGCGCCACGATTGCTTCCATAA